One Allostreptomyces psammosilenae DNA segment encodes these proteins:
- a CDS encoding glycosyltransferase, with protein sequence MLVTTDVAHDSRVTREATALASAGYRVRVIGRDVPPDYRPPAGVEVVSASGGSGLDVVRAFTGGVSPVRVMASATPALTGPPGGVPFPRSRVGQPVTRALRWTLLPSHRQRVWRKWAAGARELAREVSYDVVHCHDFNTLPLGAELAERAGARLVYDAHEWWSGRQRHGRPDPWRRRRELLQERALAARADLVVTVSEGIAARLGRWCTSPVVIVRNTFPQAGRGPQPRPPGLAPSALVYAGRIGAGRDLETPLRAIPSLPGLALRLIGPADPRYAEELAALRGEGVEILPPRSVDAVDAEFRAGGLCLVTLTNSCDNHRLALPNKLFHAVRAGVPVIAADLPEMSRMVRRFGIGELYRPGDPVSFRQAVERAREGYPALAQAVGAARSVLAWERDAEVLLTAYQDAVRRP encoded by the coding sequence ATGTTGGTGACCACCGACGTCGCCCATGACAGCCGGGTCACACGTGAGGCGACGGCTCTCGCGTCCGCCGGTTATCGGGTCCGCGTGATCGGCAGAGACGTGCCACCGGACTATCGCCCTCCGGCCGGCGTCGAGGTGGTCAGCGCCTCGGGCGGCAGTGGACTCGACGTCGTGCGGGCATTCACCGGTGGGGTTTCGCCCGTACGGGTGATGGCGTCGGCCACCCCCGCGTTGACCGGCCCGCCCGGTGGTGTCCCCTTCCCGCGATCCAGGGTCGGCCAGCCGGTCACCCGCGCGCTGCGGTGGACGCTCCTGCCGAGCCACCGCCAGCGGGTCTGGCGCAAGTGGGCGGCCGGGGCCCGGGAACTGGCCCGGGAGGTCTCCTACGACGTCGTGCACTGCCACGACTTCAACACGCTGCCGCTCGGCGCGGAGCTGGCGGAGCGGGCGGGTGCCCGCCTGGTGTACGACGCCCATGAGTGGTGGTCGGGACGGCAGCGGCACGGCCGCCCGGACCCCTGGCGCAGGCGTCGGGAGCTGCTCCAGGAGCGGGCCCTGGCGGCGCGGGCCGACCTCGTGGTCACGGTCTCGGAGGGCATCGCGGCACGGCTGGGACGGTGGTGCACCTCTCCCGTGGTGATCGTCCGCAACACCTTCCCCCAGGCGGGCCGGGGCCCGCAGCCCCGCCCGCCCGGGCTCGCGCCGAGCGCTCTGGTGTACGCGGGCCGCATCGGAGCCGGACGGGACCTGGAGACGCCGCTGCGCGCCATCCCCAGCCTGCCCGGCCTGGCGCTGCGGCTGATCGGCCCCGCCGACCCCCGTTACGCGGAGGAGCTCGCGGCCCTGCGGGGGGAGGGGGTGGAGATCCTGCCTCCACGTTCCGTGGACGCAGTCGACGCCGAGTTCCGCGCCGGGGGCCTGTGCCTGGTGACGCTGACCAACAGCTGCGACAACCACCGGCTGGCCCTCCCCAACAAGCTGTTCCACGCCGTGCGGGCCGGTGTTCCGGTGATCGCCGCGGACCTCCCGGAGATGTCCCGGATGGTGCGTCGCTTCGGCATCGGGGAGCTGTACCGCCCCGGTGATCCGGTCTCCTTCCGCCAGGCGGTGGAGCGTGCTCGGGAGGGGTACCCGGCCCTGGCGCAGGCGGTCGGCGCGGCGCGGAGCGTCCTGGCCTGGGAGCGTGACGCCGAGGTGCTGCTCACGGCCTACCAGGACGCGGTGCGACGGCCGTGA
- a CDS encoding glycosyltransferase family 4 protein, whose protein sequence is MTAALRDDGAGAAGRRVAMLVGNGVRGDSRVQKVARSMADRGWEIVLFGRSATGRTERFVIGRASVLLLPVPRVVSGYDRARVRRPLPDPAVRAAYREARALLARWDAWDSGGRGDALRAASRGWLARHPAADALAAVLGSGPLAGPLRHAGTAVAGLVGRGGGWRALNPWLRDLELAFSPAVSAFRPDLIHAHDFHMVGIGARLARRLSTPARTVRWVYDAHEYLAGVEVPRRGDPRGRLRRRMLLGVEAEHIRRADAVVTVSEAIAERLRRDHALPVLPRVVLNAPWRPPAAANAAGEARPSVRAVVGLPDEVPLLLYSGGLAPRRGLATVVRGLAALPGVHLALVARDDDPDLAGLLDLAEHEGVRGRIHPAPYVAPERVVDYFESATIGLVPILHRPNHELSLITKYFEYLHAHLPVVTSDVRHMAETTRRLGVGEVFRAGDPEDFAAAVRRVLTHLERYRRRYSDRVTDPAARYRWEPQADALHALYRRLLCAAEPAAAG, encoded by the coding sequence GTGACCGCCGCCCTCCGGGACGACGGCGCGGGGGCGGCGGGTCGCCGGGTCGCCATGCTGGTCGGCAACGGGGTGCGGGGCGACTCCCGGGTCCAGAAGGTGGCGCGTTCGATGGCCGACCGGGGGTGGGAGATCGTCCTCTTCGGCCGGTCCGCCACGGGGCGCACGGAACGCTTCGTGATCGGCCGCGCCTCGGTGCTGCTGCTGCCCGTGCCACGGGTGGTCTCCGGCTACGACAGGGCCAGGGTCCGCCGCCCGCTGCCGGATCCGGCGGTCCGCGCCGCGTACCGCGAGGCCCGTGCCCTCCTCGCCCGGTGGGACGCGTGGGACTCCGGTGGACGGGGTGACGCCCTGCGCGCCGCCTCGCGTGGCTGGCTGGCCCGGCATCCGGCGGCGGACGCGCTCGCCGCCGTGCTGGGAAGCGGGCCGCTGGCCGGCCCGCTGCGGCACGCCGGCACCGCCGTCGCCGGCCTGGTCGGACGCGGCGGCGGGTGGCGCGCCCTCAACCCGTGGCTGCGCGACCTGGAGCTGGCGTTCTCACCAGCGGTCAGCGCGTTCCGACCCGACCTCATCCACGCCCACGACTTCCACATGGTCGGGATCGGCGCGCGGCTGGCGAGGCGGCTGAGCACGCCCGCCCGCACCGTGCGCTGGGTCTACGACGCGCACGAGTACCTGGCCGGCGTGGAGGTCCCGCGCCGGGGCGACCCGCGCGGCCGGCTCCGCCGCCGCATGCTGCTCGGCGTGGAGGCCGAGCACATCCGCCGGGCCGACGCCGTCGTCACCGTCTCCGAGGCCATCGCGGAACGGCTCCGCCGTGACCACGCGCTCCCCGTCCTCCCGCGGGTGGTGCTGAACGCGCCCTGGCGGCCCCCGGCGGCGGCGAACGCCGCGGGCGAGGCCCGCCCGTCGGTGCGGGCCGTGGTGGGCCTGCCCGACGAGGTGCCGCTGCTGCTGTACAGCGGGGGGCTGGCGCCCCGCCGAGGACTCGCGACGGTCGTCCGGGGGCTCGCCGCGCTCCCCGGCGTCCACCTGGCCCTGGTGGCCCGGGACGACGACCCGGACCTCGCCGGGCTGCTCGACCTCGCCGAGCACGAGGGGGTGCGCGGACGGATCCACCCCGCGCCGTACGTCGCGCCGGAGCGGGTCGTCGACTACTTCGAGTCGGCGACCATCGGCCTGGTCCCGATCCTGCACCGCCCCAACCACGAGCTCTCGCTCATCACCAAGTACTTCGAGTACCTCCACGCGCACCTGCCCGTCGTCACCAGCGACGTGCGCCACATGGCGGAGACCACCCGCCGGCTGGGCGTCGGGGAGGTCTTCCGCGCGGGCGACCCCGAGGACTTCGCCGCCGCCGTCCGCCGGGTGCTCACCCACCTGGAGCGGTACCGCCGTCGCTACTCCGACCGGGTCACCGACCCCGCCGCCCGGTACCGCTGGGAACCGCAGGCGGACGCGCTGCACGCCCTGTACCGGCGGCTGCTGTGCGCGGCGGAGCCGGCCGCCGCCGGCTGA
- a CDS encoding glycosyltransferase, giving the protein MTRPTRATPRPPRALYLAFYFPPSRASGVFRARATANLLAERGWEVTVHSAPREFFARYIDSYDASLEASVHPAVRVERPPMSYFRWERDLRRYGPLRANLPVLANAAYNWAQANVFPEHYASWIPHVLRHALRAHLRRPFDVVIASGNPFASFAAAWLIGRLTRVPYVLDYRDAWTFNQFTEELKFPPRSRAWEWEARVLRDAAEVVFVNEGMLRWHAERYPFAAGRMRVVPNGWEPEILGAASGAATAGEASGGGRRPGPLRFGYLGTVTSYMPLEELFDGWRLARAHPELADAELLVHGHLGFFPHDAAPLMERIPTGEGLGVSYRGPVEKARVGEVYRDLDVLLFCVPGARYVTTGKVFEYMATGKPVVSVHRPGIAAEEVLRGYPLWFAGEELDAADVAASMVAAARAARTLTPARTRAARAHAARFTRAATLTPWERRLRALAASRGAQVGAASGSDAGTGADAGERLLHGEGARR; this is encoded by the coding sequence GTGACCCGGCCGACTCGCGCCACGCCCCGCCCGCCCCGGGCGCTGTACCTGGCCTTCTACTTCCCGCCCTCCCGGGCCAGCGGGGTGTTCCGCGCCCGGGCCACCGCCAACCTGCTGGCCGAACGCGGCTGGGAGGTCACCGTCCACTCCGCCCCACGGGAGTTCTTCGCCCGGTACATCGACTCCTACGACGCCTCCCTGGAGGCGTCCGTGCACCCGGCGGTGCGGGTGGAGCGGCCGCCGATGAGCTACTTCCGCTGGGAGCGCGACCTGCGGCGGTACGGGCCGCTGCGGGCCAACCTCCCGGTGCTGGCCAACGCCGCCTACAACTGGGCGCAGGCCAACGTCTTCCCGGAGCACTACGCGTCCTGGATCCCCCACGTGCTGCGCCACGCGCTCCGCGCGCACCTGCGCCGGCCGTTCGACGTGGTGATCGCCAGCGGCAACCCCTTCGCCTCCTTCGCCGCCGCCTGGCTGATCGGGCGGCTGACCCGGGTGCCGTACGTGCTGGACTACCGGGACGCCTGGACGTTCAACCAGTTCACCGAGGAGCTCAAGTTCCCGCCGCGCAGCCGGGCCTGGGAGTGGGAGGCGCGGGTGCTCCGGGACGCCGCCGAGGTGGTCTTCGTCAACGAGGGCATGCTGCGCTGGCACGCCGAGCGGTATCCGTTCGCGGCCGGGCGGATGCGGGTGGTGCCCAACGGGTGGGAGCCGGAGATCCTCGGCGCCGCGTCCGGGGCGGCCACGGCGGGGGAGGCGTCCGGCGGCGGCCGTCGGCCCGGCCCGCTCCGCTTCGGCTACCTGGGCACGGTCACCTCCTACATGCCGCTGGAGGAGCTGTTCGACGGCTGGCGGCTCGCCCGGGCCCACCCGGAACTCGCCGACGCCGAACTGCTGGTCCACGGGCACCTGGGCTTCTTCCCGCACGACGCGGCGCCGCTGATGGAGCGCATCCCCACCGGGGAGGGCCTCGGCGTGAGCTACCGGGGCCCGGTGGAGAAGGCCCGGGTCGGCGAGGTCTACCGGGACCTGGACGTCCTGCTGTTCTGTGTGCCCGGCGCCCGTTACGTGACGACCGGCAAGGTGTTCGAGTACATGGCCACGGGCAAGCCGGTGGTCTCCGTGCACCGCCCCGGGATCGCGGCCGAGGAGGTGCTGCGCGGATACCCCCTGTGGTTCGCCGGCGAGGAGCTGGACGCCGCCGACGTCGCCGCCTCGATGGTCGCCGCGGCCCGCGCGGCCCGCACCCTCACCCCGGCACGGACCCGGGCGGCCCGGGCCCACGCCGCGCGCTTCACCCGCGCCGCGACGCTCACCCCGTGGGAACGCCGGCTCCGCGCCCTGGCCGCGTCGCGCGGAGCGCAGGTCGGGGCGGCTTCCGGATCGGACGCGGGAACCGGTGCCGACGCCGGAGAACGCCTCCTGCACGGGGAGGGGGCGCGGCGATGA
- a CDS encoding glycosyltransferase, whose amino-acid sequence MPDHTADPHRTPTGRSGRRLAVVTPWYPSENNPFAGAFVQAATAAVAPRFAEVDVYHPEDWAGPARPLHAEVVRTALERLVGRPGRAPVGIEPVPLPEGRLTRVPVPVFPRRDYAAWGLAHERALRSVLPTGRVEAEVVHAHVGVYGGWAATRLARPDARVVLTEHATFLRRVLRQPEARRMYEEVLERVEVLMCVGGYLRGQLAGYFPRHAHKFRIVPNVVDFAALPPRPEPVRALDRWLFVGRLIEQKGVPVLLEAFALAARENPRATLTLVGSGRLEEALRARADELGLAGRVRFLGPVPPQEIAACLHAHDLLVHASRFETFGMTVVEAVATGTPVLVTRSYGPEETLAGLDGVAGRLVDVSDDPHVLLEGYRWLRAGLGRLDMARARAVLRDRYGAEAVADRLAAVYAGREPAPVPGVEAPGDDGAVGAAVPEAAGRTSVSGGVPGEGATAVPHRPAVQPSGPEGDSVPEGAGGEPMAGEPPEPPAGASGVAGGDSTRRAPGTPVTAPGAGAALSAPAAATDPADWSIPAVLARWAVPVGPVEPASPASPAAATASGATVSAGAVAPAAGVEAQAPARVVLLALNTQRARRIKNHAAYLVARGVAVDLVTVHADPWRELGLDPRVRIFTLREGEGRHPIPRGERLLAYRVPRKALALLRTRVDATPRGRRVELAAAVLEMAHTRVADAFHRKLFIRAYRVIRPYLLWRVARAHVLERLRAERADLVVVCDANAIPIGWHLARRHPELEVSLSLDRERFAARTVVDPGVDPSRFAAPVEPRPVEPRPGEDDARPGADARPGTDRRARPVPGRGSRGGVPGVAAADVTASEATASEVAASEVALAESAAADGTSRAARRPRGAGGAPSGPRPTGPHRDGGLADATPHTDS is encoded by the coding sequence GTGCCTGACCACACCGCCGACCCCCACCGGACGCCCACCGGGCGCTCCGGCCGACGGCTCGCCGTGGTGACCCCGTGGTACCCGTCCGAGAACAACCCGTTCGCCGGCGCCTTCGTCCAGGCCGCAACGGCGGCGGTCGCGCCCCGGTTCGCGGAGGTGGACGTCTACCACCCGGAGGACTGGGCCGGCCCCGCCCGACCGCTGCACGCCGAGGTGGTCCGCACCGCGCTGGAGCGGCTGGTCGGCCGCCCCGGCCGGGCCCCGGTCGGCATCGAGCCCGTGCCGCTGCCGGAGGGCCGGCTCACCCGGGTGCCCGTGCCGGTGTTCCCGCGCCGGGACTACGCGGCCTGGGGGCTGGCCCACGAGCGTGCGCTGCGCTCCGTGCTGCCGACCGGCCGCGTCGAGGCCGAGGTGGTGCACGCGCACGTCGGCGTCTACGGCGGCTGGGCCGCCACCCGGCTCGCCCGGCCGGACGCCCGCGTGGTGCTGACCGAGCACGCCACCTTCCTGCGCCGGGTGCTCCGCCAGCCGGAGGCGCGACGCATGTACGAGGAGGTGCTGGAGCGGGTCGAGGTGCTGATGTGCGTCGGCGGGTACCTGCGTGGACAGCTCGCCGGGTACTTCCCCCGGCACGCGCACAAGTTCCGCATCGTGCCCAACGTCGTGGACTTCGCGGCGCTGCCGCCGCGCCCCGAGCCCGTGCGCGCCCTGGACCGCTGGCTGTTCGTCGGCCGGCTGATCGAGCAGAAGGGCGTGCCGGTGCTGCTGGAGGCCTTCGCCTTGGCGGCCCGGGAGAACCCGCGGGCCACCCTCACCCTGGTCGGATCCGGGAGGTTGGAGGAGGCCCTGCGGGCCCGCGCGGACGAACTCGGCCTGGCCGGACGGGTGCGGTTCCTCGGGCCGGTGCCGCCACAGGAGATCGCGGCCTGCCTGCACGCCCACGACCTGCTGGTGCACGCCAGCCGTTTCGAGACCTTCGGCATGACCGTGGTGGAGGCGGTCGCCACCGGCACCCCCGTGCTGGTGACCCGCAGCTACGGGCCGGAGGAGACGCTGGCCGGACTAGACGGCGTGGCCGGCCGGCTGGTGGACGTCAGCGACGACCCGCACGTCCTGCTGGAGGGCTACCGGTGGCTGCGGGCCGGGCTGGGGCGGCTGGACATGGCGCGCGCCCGCGCGGTGCTGCGCGACCGCTACGGGGCCGAGGCGGTGGCCGACCGGCTGGCCGCCGTCTACGCGGGGCGGGAGCCGGCGCCCGTGCCCGGCGTGGAGGCCCCGGGGGACGACGGAGCCGTCGGCGCCGCCGTACCGGAGGCGGCCGGACGCACCAGCGTGTCGGGCGGCGTGCCGGGGGAGGGGGCGACGGCCGTGCCGCACCGGCCGGCGGTGCAGCCCTCAGGGCCGGAGGGAGACAGCGTCCCGGAGGGGGCCGGCGGGGAGCCGATGGCCGGTGAGCCGCCGGAACCCCCGGCGGGGGCGTCGGGGGTGGCGGGGGGCGACTCGACACGGCGCGCCCCGGGCACGCCGGTGACCGCCCCGGGGGCCGGCGCGGCACTCAGCGCGCCCGCGGCCGCGACGGACCCCGCCGACTGGTCGATTCCGGCGGTGCTGGCGCGGTGGGCGGTCCCGGTGGGTCCGGTGGAGCCGGCTTCCCCGGCTTCCCCGGCGGCTGCGACGGCTTCGGGGGCGACGGTTTCGGCGGGGGCGGTGGCCCCGGCCGCCGGCGTGGAGGCACAGGCGCCGGCGCGGGTGGTGCTGCTCGCCCTCAACACCCAGCGGGCACGGCGGATCAAGAACCACGCCGCCTACCTCGTGGCGCGGGGAGTGGCGGTCGATCTGGTCACCGTCCACGCCGACCCCTGGCGCGAACTCGGTCTCGATCCCCGTGTGCGGATCTTCACGCTGCGGGAGGGCGAGGGGCGCCACCCGATCCCCCGGGGCGAACGCCTGCTGGCCTACCGGGTGCCGCGCAAGGCCCTCGCGCTGCTGCGCACCCGGGTGGACGCCACGCCTCGTGGCCGGCGCGTGGAACTGGCCGCCGCCGTGCTGGAGATGGCGCACACCCGCGTCGCGGACGCCTTCCACCGCAAGCTGTTCATCCGAGCCTACCGGGTGATCCGGCCGTACCTGCTGTGGCGGGTGGCCAGGGCCCATGTGCTGGAGCGGCTGCGCGCGGAGCGGGCCGACCTGGTGGTGGTGTGCGACGCCAACGCCATTCCGATCGGCTGGCACCTGGCCCGGCGGCATCCGGAGCTGGAAGTGAGCCTGTCGCTGGACCGTGAACGGTTCGCGGCGCGCACGGTGGTCGACCCGGGCGTGGACCCGTCCCGGTTCGCCGCCCCGGTGGAGCCGCGCCCGGTGGAGCCGCGCCCGGGGGAGGACGATGCCCGCCCCGGGGCGGACGCGCGTCCCGGGACGGATCGGCGGGCACGGCCGGTTCCCGGGCGGGGCTCGCGCGGCGGCGTTCCGGGCGTCGCGGCCGCCGACGTCACGGCCTCGGAGGCCACGGCCTCGGAGGTCGCGGCCTCGGAGGTCGCGCTTGCGGAGAGCGCGGCCGCGGACGGAACGTCGCGCGCGGCGCGTCGGCCGCGGGGAGCCGGCGGCGCCCCCTCGGGGCCGCGCCCCACAGGGCCGCACCGTGACGGCGGCCTCGCCGACGCCACCCCCCACACCGACTCCTGA
- a CDS encoding glycosyltransferase has translation MPAAGTGGTSPGGPGAAGRVDVTVLSSGHHVADARLHRHCAALLRAGLRVEVLARGEVHDAPEGTVFRPLPGPTVTPGVLPALAVRGVRALSLPLLARGRVVLTLDPDLVPAARLRRALACGAGRRLVVDVHEDYAALLDDRPWATGAAGRLARWWARAATALSREADLTVVADDHVPPRTAARRLVVRNLPDWALLPAPPAEAPPPGPPRALYVGDVRASRGLFTMLRALERAPGWRLDVVGPVSAADEEELRRWTARSPAASRVCLHGRRPPRESWRLAERAWVGLSLLGDTPAFGRAVPSKVYDYLACGLPVLTTPLPRAAEVVTRAGCGRVVGSAEQAARLLERWGGGGAGRAEYRALRAAAVGWARRQRGPWTPYDELAAAVLSLLDRGGPAR, from the coding sequence GTGCCGGCAGCCGGGACCGGTGGGACCAGCCCAGGAGGGCCGGGTGCGGCCGGCCGGGTGGACGTCACCGTCCTGAGCAGCGGGCACCACGTGGCGGACGCCCGGCTGCACCGGCACTGCGCGGCCCTGCTGCGCGCCGGGCTGCGCGTGGAGGTGCTGGCCCGCGGGGAGGTCCACGACGCGCCCGAGGGGACGGTCTTCCGCCCGTTGCCCGGCCCCACCGTGACCCCGGGTGTGCTGCCCGCGCTCGCCGTGCGGGGGGTGCGGGCGCTGTCCCTGCCGCTGCTGGCCCGCGGCCGGGTGGTGCTGACCCTCGACCCGGACCTGGTGCCGGCGGCCCGGCTGCGCCGTGCCCTGGCCTGTGGTGCCGGCCGCCGCCTGGTGGTGGACGTGCACGAGGACTACGCGGCGCTGCTGGACGACCGGCCCTGGGCCACCGGCGCGGCCGGGCGGCTGGCGCGCTGGTGGGCGCGCGCCGCCACCGCTCTGAGCCGGGAGGCCGATCTGACCGTCGTCGCCGACGACCACGTTCCGCCGCGCACCGCCGCCCGCCGCCTGGTGGTCCGCAACCTGCCCGACTGGGCGCTGCTGCCCGCCCCGCCCGCCGAGGCCCCACCGCCCGGGCCTCCGCGCGCCCTGTACGTGGGCGACGTGCGGGCCAGTCGAGGGCTGTTCACCATGCTGCGGGCGCTGGAACGGGCTCCGGGCTGGCGGCTGGACGTCGTCGGGCCGGTGAGCGCCGCCGACGAGGAGGAGCTGCGCCGCTGGACCGCGCGCTCGCCGGCGGCCTCCCGGGTGTGCCTCCACGGCCGCAGGCCGCCGCGGGAGTCCTGGCGGCTGGCCGAGCGTGCCTGGGTCGGCCTGTCGCTGCTCGGGGACACCCCGGCCTTCGGACGGGCGGTGCCGTCGAAGGTGTACGACTACCTGGCCTGCGGGCTTCCCGTTCTCACCACGCCGCTGCCCCGGGCCGCCGAGGTGGTCACCCGGGCGGGCTGCGGGCGGGTGGTGGGCTCGGCGGAGCAGGCCGCCCGACTGCTGGAGCGGTGGGGTGGCGGCGGTGCCGGCCGGGCGGAGTACCGGGCATTGCGCGCGGCGGCCGTCGGATGGGCCCGGCGGCAGCGCGGGCCTTGGACGCCCTACGACGAACTGGCGGCGGCCGTGCTCTCGCTGCTGGACCGGGGCGGTCCCGCGCGCTGA